In Streptomyces sp. NBC_00878, a single window of DNA contains:
- a CDS encoding VOC family protein, producing the protein MTSIKKFQVTFDCAEPERLARFWCEVLGYVVPPPPEGFATWDDFKRSQPPEQRDSWFACSDPSGVGPRLYFQRVPEGKAAKNRLHLDVRVGTGLVGEERLAALEAECARLVPLGAVHVRTLYDGNDSCIPMQDIEGNEFCID; encoded by the coding sequence ATGACGTCGATCAAGAAGTTCCAAGTCACCTTCGACTGCGCGGAACCTGAGCGCCTCGCTCGTTTCTGGTGCGAGGTGTTGGGGTACGTCGTACCGCCGCCACCGGAGGGGTTTGCCACTTGGGACGATTTCAAGCGCTCGCAGCCACCTGAGCAGCGGGATTCATGGTTCGCCTGCAGTGATCCCTCAGGTGTTGGCCCGCGACTGTACTTCCAGCGCGTCCCCGAAGGGAAGGCCGCCAAGAACCGGCTGCATCTCGATGTGCGGGTTGGCACGGGACTCGTGGGTGAAGAGCGCCTCGCCGCACTTGAGGCCGAATGCGCACGACTGGTCCCACTCGGCGCGGTACACGTGCGAACGCTGTATGACGGCAATGATTCGTGCATCCCGATGCAGGACATCGAGGGCAACGAGTTCTGTATCGACTGA
- a CDS encoding LLM class flavin-dependent oxidoreductase, protein MTTDITLGLDTFGDVTNDAEGTPLTHGETIRGLVEEGVLADQVGLDHFAIGEHHTDTMPLSAADVVLAAIAARTSRIRLGSAVTVISSDDPVRVFQRYATLDGVSGGRAEVILGRGSSTESFPIFGYDLNDYEELFEEKLGLFAELLREKPVTWSGNTRASLDGLSVYPHSESGAIPTWVGVGGSPQSVVRTARYGFSLMLAIIGGDTARFAPFSRLFQQALEKFGQPRRPVGVHAPGHVAATDEQAVEEFLPAFEAVIRSVSKQRGFRTPTRESLMRDVGPGGALHVGSPETVARKITATLKELDATRFDLKYAMTGMPHSALLTNIELYGTKVAPLVREMTGG, encoded by the coding sequence ATGACCACAGACATCACGCTCGGGCTCGACACCTTCGGCGACGTGACGAACGACGCCGAGGGCACACCGCTGACGCACGGCGAGACCATCCGCGGACTGGTCGAGGAGGGCGTCCTCGCCGACCAGGTCGGCCTGGACCACTTCGCGATCGGCGAGCACCACACCGACACGATGCCGCTCTCCGCCGCCGACGTGGTACTCGCGGCCATCGCGGCCCGCACCTCGCGCATCCGTCTGGGTTCCGCGGTGACGGTGATCAGTTCCGACGACCCCGTCCGGGTCTTCCAGCGGTACGCCACGCTCGACGGCGTGTCCGGTGGCCGCGCCGAGGTGATCCTCGGCAGGGGATCGAGCACCGAGTCCTTCCCGATCTTCGGCTACGACCTGAACGACTACGAGGAACTGTTCGAGGAGAAGCTCGGCCTGTTCGCCGAGTTGCTGCGGGAGAAGCCCGTCACCTGGTCAGGCAACACCCGCGCGTCGCTCGACGGTCTCTCCGTCTACCCGCACAGCGAGTCGGGAGCGATCCCGACCTGGGTCGGCGTCGGCGGCAGCCCCCAGTCGGTCGTCCGGACCGCGAGGTACGGCTTCTCGCTGATGCTCGCGATCATCGGGGGCGACACGGCCCGCTTCGCACCGTTCTCCCGGTTGTTCCAGCAGGCGCTGGAGAAGTTCGGACAGCCTCGGCGCCCCGTGGGTGTACACGCGCCCGGCCATGTCGCCGCCACCGACGAGCAGGCGGTGGAGGAGTTTCTGCCCGCGTTCGAGGCGGTGATCCGAAGCGTGTCCAAGCAGCGTGGTTTCCGTACGCCCACCCGCGAGAGCCTTATGCGCGATGTGGGCCCGGGCGGCGCGCTGCACGTGGGATCACCCGAAACCGTGGCCCGCAAGATCACCGCGACGCTCAAGGAACTGGACGCGACCCGCTTCGACCTCAAGTACGCGATGACCGGCATGCCGCACAGCGCGCTCCTCACGAACATCGAGCTGTACGGCACGAAGGTGGCACCCCTGGTCCGCGAGATGACGGGCGGCTGA
- a CDS encoding MarR family winged helix-turn-helix transcriptional regulator, producing MPNTEQPPRDAPSPTSPQGRPSPLSPLSPHEEALLRELGRVMTVLPRVFDADMMREKRMPLSEYMTLMHLSEAPDRRMRMSELAAAANLSLSGMTRIVTRLENQGLTERTRCDEDARGLNAVLTDAGLARLEEAWPAHLASARRHVFDHLEGTDLTQLIHALRRIAT from the coding sequence ATGCCGAACACCGAACAGCCCCCGCGCGACGCTCCGAGCCCCACGAGCCCTCAGGGCCGTCCAAGCCCTCTGAGCCCTCTGAGCCCGCACGAGGAGGCGCTGTTGCGTGAACTCGGCAGGGTGATGACCGTTTTGCCCCGGGTGTTCGACGCCGACATGATGCGTGAGAAGCGCATGCCGCTCTCCGAGTACATGACGCTCATGCATCTGTCCGAGGCCCCGGACCGGCGGATGCGCATGAGCGAGCTCGCCGCCGCCGCCAACCTCTCGCTGAGCGGGATGACCCGCATCGTCACCCGCCTGGAGAACCAGGGCCTGACCGAACGCACCAGGTGCGACGAGGACGCCCGCGGGCTGAACGCCGTCCTCACCGACGCCGGCCTCGCCCGCCTGGAGGAGGCATGGCCCGCCCACCTGGCCAGCGCCCGGCGCCACGTCTTCGACCATCTCGAAGGCACCGACCTGACCCAGCTCATCCACGCACTGAGGCGCATCGCGACCTGA